A region of the Desertifilum tharense IPPAS B-1220 genome:
CGCATTGAAATAAGCGCAAACCCTAAAGGTTTGCGCTTTTCTATCGAATCAGCATAATGCTCAACTTTCTTGCTGGAAGCAGTTTAGGAAAACTGGAATCAAAGTCTCTAGCACGTCGGCGCGTTAACAGGGAACGAGAGCAAGCTTAGATCGATTGGTCGGTTTCGCAAGACGGATTTTTATGAGTCGAATCTGAATTCAAAAAACGGTGGAAAGGAGCTAATAGGCAGTTATACAAAGGCTTCACAAGTTTAGCAAGGGAAAATCGAAAACTGCGATCGCTCTGTTGTGAGTCTAGGGCAAACTCTTCTCTAAAACGGATAATGAATGCTTTGGCTTGTTGAATGGCCTGTCTGCGATTGCGAAAAACGCCTAAGACAATCGGAATATCGCTATCAGTCGATATAATTTGGGCTTCGTAACCTGAGAAATAGCGATCGCCAGTTAGAGGATTCACTGCATAGCGCCGCAATATGCTGTAGTTAACATTCAAATAGGTCTCGTGCATAATTCTCCTCGGTACTCAGAAAGACCGCCCGAAGTCAGCAAGACCTACAAGATTCTCACAAAACTTAGCCCCAAGAAGAACCATCCTGGGGCATACAAACCAATCTTACTTAAGATAGAAGTCAATTACATCAAAGCTAATTAGCTCGATCTGTCTTTAGCGTTGAGATTCCACAAGTTGCAGCTTCTCAACTTCCAATTGCTGAAGTAAATTAACATCACCTTTAGAGCGAGCCACTTGAATGCGATGCTCTAATCTCTTCAAAATATTGGCACGATGCAGTTGAGCAGCTTCGATAAACCGTTTGTGGCGGGTTAAAGGTTCTGATGGAGAGTTGGCAAAGGTTCGATTCAGGTGTGTCGCAATATCTACTGCTTCCGGTTCGGGAGTTTGATAGGTACCGTAGGCAATCCCGCGATATTTTAAATCGAGCGGCGCTTGAGGAACGGGAATATGTCTAGGATAGCGCTGTCTGTACTCCTGACCGCGATACTTGGCAACTCTATCTGCCTCAGCCATATCCAGAGCAATGGGTTCGTGTTCGTAGGGGGTTCCTCGATAGGAAAGTTTCATAATAATTGCCTTCTCTCTGCCTGTTCGGTGATTGGTCAAAACAGAAATAATTTTTTCTGTATCTATTTTTACATTCTGACATTTTTTTTTCTAAGTTTGGCAATTTTTAAAGAAATTTATCAAAATTTTCTAACAAGTTCCTGAGTTTCTGAGGTTTTAATCCCTGTCACACCTCTGAAGATAGATTTCGATAATCCTCTTGGAGGAAGTCTAAGAAAAGATTGTGTAAACTCCTTCTGTAACCGTAGTTTAAGAAGGAGATAAGGCAAGATTGTAGATTTGTAAAATTTCTAAACCAACTTTGGATTTCCCGTAGCTCTTGGCTAAAATCGAGCCACATTAAACCTGCCCTTCATCTTTATCAAATCTTTAAAGGAGAAAGTTAAAGTATGGGACAATCTTTAATCAAAGGCGATCGCTTTAATCTTTCTCAGAGCTTCCCCAAACTGAATCAGCTTACTGTTGCGCTAGGTTGGCAAGTGGAAAATGCACGGCAGAGCTATGAAATTGATACTTCCGTTTTTATGCTAGGGACAGAGGGTAGAATCCCAGATGAGCAATATTTTGTTTTCTATAATAATCCTCAATCTCTTGACGGCTCAGTTCAATATTTAGAGCATCCATTGTCTTCTAATTCTCTAGAAGAAAAAACACAGATTTGGATAGATATCGACCGAATTGATACCCAAATTGAAGAACTTGTTTTTGTTGTAACCATTCATGAGGCACAAGTTAAGCAGCAAAGCTTTCAACAGATTAAAAATGCTTTTATTAAAATTAGCGATCGCGCTAGCCAAACCGAACTCATTCGTTATAGCTTAAATGAAGCTTTTACCGAAGAAACTGCCTTAGAATTTGGGCGTTTATACCGCAAAAGCAACGAATGGCGATTTCAAGCCGTTGGACAAGGGTACAAAGCCGGGTTACAAAGTTTTGTAGATAAATACTATGTTGACTCTCAACTGGTTTCCCCTTCCCTTCCTCCATCCAACCTTCCTTCGCCTCCACCCCAACCAACTCCTCCTCCAGCAAAACCAATGAACGATAACCCATCTCCAACCCGCATCGCCTTAGAGAAAAAGCTTGAAAAACAAGCACCGCATATTTTCGATCTGACTAAAAAAGCCGAGATTTCCCTTAAAAAAGCCAATCTCAATAACCATCAAGCCAAGGTAGCCTTGTGTCTCGATATTTCCGCTTCCATGTCTCACCTCTATTCATCCGGAAAGATTCAAAAGCTGGCGGAAAAAGTCCTCGCCTTGGGGTGTCGCTTTGACGATGACGGATCGATTGATATTTTCTTATTTGGGGCTGACGATCATTATCCAGGGGAAATGACCATTGATAACTTTAGTCATTTTATAAGTAATATCCTGCGCCAGTATCCCCTAGAAGGAGGCACTTACTACGGTAAGGTGATGAAACGCCTTCGACAATTTTACTTTCCCAGCGATCGGGGAACGCAGCATAAAACCCCCACCAGCGCAGATCAACCTGTTTACGTCATGTTTGTTACTGATGGCGCTACTGCGGATCAACAAGAAACCATTAACCAGTTGCGCGGATCTTCCTACGAGCCTATTTTTTGGCAATTTATGGCCATTGGCAAGTCTAATAAAGACGCGACTGCCAAAAAAGGCTTTTTCGCTAAGTTGACGCAAGTTTTTGAAAGCGACTTCAGCTTTCTAGAGAAACTAGATGAGTTAGAGGAACGCTATTTAGACAATGCAGACTTTTTTAGCGTGGAAGACCCGCTCGGCATTCCCGACCAAGACCTGTACGATCTCTTAATGGGCGAGTATCCCAACTGGGTGAAGCAAGCCAGATCGAAGCAACTCTTGCGCTAATCTGAGTCTTACATGCGTTCGACTACAGCAATGCCTAATAGGGATAATCCGAGTTTCAGGGTACGTGCTGTAATGTCGGATAAGGCAAGGCGAGAGGTACGGTAAGGTTTCTCTGCTTGTAAAACCGGACATTGGTCGTAAAATTGGTTGAATTTCTGGCTGAGTTCAAACAGATATTGGCAAAGACGGTTAGGCATTAAGTCTCGTTCCACCTCTTGGAGAACATCAGAAAGCTGAAGTAAGTGTTTTGCTAGAACGCGTTCGGACTCTTCCCCTAAAAGGATATTGGCATCTTCGCCGACTTGTTCAAAGTCAATATCGCCTTTACGACCAATACTTCGCACCCTTGCATAGGCATACAGCATATAGGGTGCGGTGTTGCCTTTCAACTCCAGCATTTTACCGTAGCTAAAGATATAGTTGCTGGTGCGGTTTTGGCTTAAGTCAGCGTATTTAACGGCACTGAGTCCAATGACTTGAGCAACATTTTGTTTAAAGTCTTCGCTTTCCTGGCGATTCGTTTCTACTAGTCTTCCTTCTAAGTCAGAGTAAGCGATCGCGATCGCCTCGTCTAGCAAATCCCGCAATCTTACCGTATCCCCAAAACGAGTTTTGATCTTCTTGCCATCTTCCCCTAGCACCAAGCCAAAGGGGACATGAACGACTTCAACTTCTTCTGGAAGCCAACCCGCACGCCGCGCTACTTGGAAGAATTGAGCAAAGTGCGAAGACTGACCTGCATCGGTAACATAGATGATGCGATTAGCATTATCTTGCTGGATTCTATAGCGCAATGCCGCTAAATCGGTGGTGGCGTAGTTATAACCCCCATCGGATTTTTGTACGATCAGCGGTAGGGGTTCGCCTTCTTTATTAGTAAAGCCTTCTAGGAAGACGCATTTCGCGCCATCGCTTTCTTCTAGCAATCCTGTTTGCTCTAATCCTTCTAAAATATCGGGTAGAAGTGGATTATAGAAAGATTCGCCGCGTTCTTGCAGCTTGATGTCTAGGAGATCGTAAATAACCTGAAATTCTCGCCGCGACTGGTTGCACAAGAGTTCCCACGCACGCCGACTGTCAGCCTCTCCAGCTTGCAGTTTCACCACTTCGTTGCGGGAGGTTTCTTTAAAGGCTTCATCTTCATCAAAGCGCTTTTTGGCTTTGCGATACAGCGCCACTAAGTCTCCCAAGTCGAGTGCATCTTGGGTGGTGAGTGCTTCGGGATAGGCTTCTCGCAAGTAGGCAATTAACATCCCAAATTGCGTTCCCCAGTCGCCAACATGGTTGAGGCGCAGCACGTCATGACCGCGAAATTCTAAGATCCGAGCAATGGAATCTCCAATAATGGTAGAACGCAAGTGCCCGACGTGCATTTCTTTGGCAATGTTGGGGGAAGAAAAGTCGATGACAATGCGTTGGGGATGTTTTTCGGTTTCTACACCTAAGCGCGGATCGTTTTTGATGGCGTTGAGTTGGGCTTCAAGATAGCTTTGCTTCAGG
Encoded here:
- a CDS encoding DUF4278 domain-containing protein, which codes for MKLSYRGTPYEHEPIALDMAEADRVAKYRGQEYRQRYPRHIPVPQAPLDLKYRGIAYGTYQTPEPEAVDIATHLNRTFANSPSEPLTRHKRFIEAAQLHRANILKRLEHRIQVARSKGDVNLLQQLEVEKLQLVESQR
- the argS gene encoding arginine--tRNA ligase, with translation MPSALETIRTQFQQALTDAFGSDLAGCDPMVVAASNPKFGDYQSNVAMPLSKRLKQQPRAIAQQILDHLKISELCEPPEIAGPGFINLSLKQSYLEAQLNAIKNDPRLGVETEKHPQRIVIDFSSPNIAKEMHVGHLRSTIIGDSIARILEFRGHDVLRLNHVGDWGTQFGMLIAYLREAYPEALTTQDALDLGDLVALYRKAKKRFDEDEAFKETSRNEVVKLQAGEADSRRAWELLCNQSRREFQVIYDLLDIKLQERGESFYNPLLPDILEGLEQTGLLEESDGAKCVFLEGFTNKEGEPLPLIVQKSDGGYNYATTDLAALRYRIQQDNANRIIYVTDAGQSSHFAQFFQVARRAGWLPEEVEVVHVPFGLVLGEDGKKIKTRFGDTVRLRDLLDEAIAIAYSDLEGRLVETNRQESEDFKQNVAQVIGLSAVKYADLSQNRTSNYIFSYGKMLELKGNTAPYMLYAYARVRSIGRKGDIDFEQVGEDANILLGEESERVLAKHLLQLSDVLQEVERDLMPNRLCQYLFELSQKFNQFYDQCPVLQAEKPYRTSRLALSDITARTLKLGLSLLGIAVVERM
- a CDS encoding TerD family protein → MGQSLIKGDRFNLSQSFPKLNQLTVALGWQVENARQSYEIDTSVFMLGTEGRIPDEQYFVFYNNPQSLDGSVQYLEHPLSSNSLEEKTQIWIDIDRIDTQIEELVFVVTIHEAQVKQQSFQQIKNAFIKISDRASQTELIRYSLNEAFTEETALEFGRLYRKSNEWRFQAVGQGYKAGLQSFVDKYYVDSQLVSPSLPPSNLPSPPPQPTPPPAKPMNDNPSPTRIALEKKLEKQAPHIFDLTKKAEISLKKANLNNHQAKVALCLDISASMSHLYSSGKIQKLAEKVLALGCRFDDDGSIDIFLFGADDHYPGEMTIDNFSHFISNILRQYPLEGGTYYGKVMKRLRQFYFPSDRGTQHKTPTSADQPVYVMFVTDGATADQQETINQLRGSSYEPIFWQFMAIGKSNKDATAKKGFFAKLTQVFESDFSFLEKLDELEERYLDNADFFSVEDPLGIPDQDLYDLLMGEYPNWVKQARSKQLLR